The segment TCTGGTCCCTGCTCACGGACGACCAGATCACGGAGCGGAGAACGCATACTCAGTAGGCGTGAAATAAACGATGGCTACGGCCGTTCTCGACCTTGACCTCAACCGGCTTCCGGCCGAAATCACCGGTCTGGAAAACTACGGGCGCGCGCTGGTTCTCATCCGGCTGAACGGCAGGCCTGTCGGTAAGGTATCGCTGCCGGTCGCCGGCGGGCGTATCGGCGGCGCCGAGCTCCGTACCACGCTGATCGACGCAGGCGGTACGCTCCTCTGGGAACGCTGGCTTCATGACCGTCTCGAGTGGGACGAAAGACGGTCGGCGCCTCCGGCGGTGACCGTAGCGATATGCACCCGCGACCGGACTGAGGATCTCGGCCGGTGTCTCGATGCGCTCATGCGCATGCCCGACGACGGGCAGGAAGTGCTGGTGGTCGACAACTGTCCCTCGACCGAGGCGACACGCCGTCTCGTGGAGAGTTGCAATGGCGTTCGCTACGTGCGCGAGGATCGCCCGGGCTTGAACGCCGCCCGTAACCGCGCGCTCAGCGAGGCGCGCCACCCGATCGTCGCCTTTACCGACGACGACGCCGTGCCGGATCGGGGATGGCTGCGCGCGCTCGCGTCGAACTTCGATCAGCCGCTTACTCTGTGCGTCACGGGGCTGACCATGCCTATGGAGCTGGAAACCGCGGCCCAAGAGTGGTTCGAGCGCCACAATCCTTTCGGCAAAGGCTTCAAGCGCACCGTCTTCAAGGGAATTCAGGCCGATCCGTTACGAGTGGGGCGAGTCGGCGCGGGAGTCAACATGGCGCTCCGGAAAACGGCGCCGGAGCTGATCGGGTTTTTCGACGAGGCGCTGGACGCCGGGACCATGACTCGCTCCGGCGGCGATCACGAAATGTTCTCGCGCATCCTGATGGCCGGATACGACATCGTCTACGATCCGGCGGCGCTGAGTTGGCACCGCCACCGGCGCACCTGGGAAGAGCTGCGCCAAGCGCTCTATGGCTACGGCACGGGCGCCTACGCATTCATGACCCGGAGGCTCTTGACCGAGGGCGAGCTGGGCGCGCTGGGTCTCGCCTGGGAGTGGTTCCACGTTCAACAGCTTCCGGATCTGATCCACGCGCTTCTCAGGCGGCCGGGCAGCATGCCGCTGGACCTCATCGTGGCCGAGCT is part of the Candidatus Binatia bacterium genome and harbors:
- a CDS encoding glycosyltransferase, whose translation is MATAVLDLDLNRLPAEITGLENYGRALVLIRLNGRPVGKVSLPVAGGRIGGAELRTTLIDAGGTLLWERWLHDRLEWDERRSAPPAVTVAICTRDRTEDLGRCLDALMRMPDDGQEVLVVDNCPSTEATRRLVESCNGVRYVREDRPGLNAARNRALSEARHPIVAFTDDDAVPDRGWLRALASNFDQPLTLCVTGLTMPMELETAAQEWFERHNPFGKGFKRTVFKGIQADPLRVGRVGAGVNMALRKTAPELIGFFDEALDAGTMTRSGGDHEMFSRILMAGYDIVYDPAALSWHRHRRTWEELRQALYGYGTGAYAFMTRRLLTEGELGALGLAWEWFHVQQLPDLIHALLRRPGSMPLDLIVAELRGCMAGPRAYFASRKRLRARAG